In Streptomyces dangxiongensis, one DNA window encodes the following:
- a CDS encoding P-II family nitrogen regulator, producing MKLITAVVKPHRLDEIKEALQAFGVHGLTVTEASGYGRQRGHTEVYRGAEYTVDLVPKIRIEVLAEDDDAEELIEVVVKAARTGKIGDGKVWSLPVETAVRVRTGERGPDAL from the coding sequence ATGAAGCTCATCACGGCCGTCGTCAAGCCCCACCGGCTCGACGAGATCAAGGAGGCCCTACAGGCATTCGGCGTCCACGGACTGACGGTGACCGAGGCCAGCGGCTACGGTCGGCAGCGGGGCCACACCGAGGTCTACCGCGGCGCCGAGTACACCGTCGACCTCGTCCCCAAGATCCGCATCGAGGTCCTCGCCGAGGACGACGACGCCGAGGAGCTGATCGAGGTCGTCGTCAAGGCCGCCCGTACGGGCAAGATCGGTGACGGCAAGGTGTGGTCGCTGCCGGTCGAGACGGCCGTACGGGTCCGCACGGGCGAGCGCGGGCCGGACGCGCTCTGA
- a CDS encoding RNA-binding protein has translation MLEEALEHLVKGIVDNPDDVQVASRDLRRGRVLEVRVHPDDLGKVIGRNGRTARALRTVVGAIGGRGVRVDLVDVDHVR, from the coding sequence ATGCTCGAAGAGGCGCTTGAGCACCTCGTGAAGGGCATCGTCGACAACCCTGACGATGTGCAGGTCGCCTCGCGTGACCTGCGTCGCGGTCGTGTGCTCGAGGTCCGGGTCCACCCGGACGACCTCGGCAAGGTCATCGGCCGCAACGGCCGTACCGCCCGTGCCCTGCGCACCGTCGTGGGCGCCATCGGCGGTCGCGGTGTCCGCGTCGACCTCGTCGACGTGGACCACGTCCGCTGA
- the lepB gene encoding signal peptidase I, which translates to MGNRGKPRGVPGTPADDLLPTGARRTSASGGGGRTRAERRKLQRKVKRKRRRSAVREIPLLVGVAVLIALVLKTFLVQAFVIPSGSMEETIRIGDRVLVDKFTPWFGSRPERGDVVVFHDPGGWLQDEQTAKKNDPVVVKQLKEGLAFIGLLPSDNEKDLIKRVIGVGGDHVKCCDAQGRVTVNGVPLTEGGYVYPGDAPSATPFDITVPEGRLWVMGDHRGNSADSRFHQNTPYGGTVSEDSVVGRAMVIGWPLGHWTRLEEPKTFASVTDSASGTAAADRPSHRVAQENPNGTTRLPTPAELPLVMGVVGLRRMRGRRRQRVRSWRGGCGGWRTVGTRRRGEPRASRGTGRPRPGRRHDLRGRGDDRRRGHPGG; encoded by the coding sequence ATGGGTAACCGCGGCAAACCGCGCGGCGTGCCCGGCACGCCCGCCGACGACTTGCTGCCCACCGGCGCCCGCCGCACCTCCGCGTCCGGCGGCGGCGGCCGCACGCGCGCGGAGCGGCGCAAACTGCAGCGCAAGGTCAAGCGCAAGCGCAGGCGTTCGGCAGTCCGGGAGATCCCCCTGCTGGTCGGCGTCGCCGTCCTCATAGCGCTCGTCCTGAAGACGTTCCTGGTGCAGGCGTTCGTGATCCCCTCCGGGTCAATGGAGGAGACCATCCGGATCGGCGACCGGGTCCTGGTCGACAAGTTCACCCCGTGGTTCGGCTCCAGACCCGAGCGCGGCGACGTCGTCGTCTTCCACGACCCGGGCGGCTGGCTCCAGGACGAGCAGACCGCCAAGAAGAACGACCCGGTCGTCGTCAAGCAGCTCAAGGAAGGCCTCGCGTTCATCGGCCTGCTGCCCTCCGACAACGAGAAGGACCTGATCAAACGGGTCATCGGAGTCGGCGGCGACCACGTCAAGTGCTGCGACGCACAGGGCCGCGTCACCGTCAACGGCGTACCGCTCACCGAGGGCGGCTACGTGTACCCGGGGGACGCGCCCTCCGCCACGCCCTTCGACATCACCGTCCCCGAGGGCCGCCTGTGGGTGATGGGAGACCACCGGGGCAACTCCGCGGACTCCCGCTTCCACCAGAACACGCCGTACGGCGGCACGGTGTCCGAGGACTCGGTGGTCGGCCGGGCCATGGTCATCGGCTGGCCGCTCGGCCACTGGACGCGCCTGGAGGAACCTAAAACCTTTGCAAGTGTCACCGACTCCGCGTCGGGGACGGCCGCCGCTGACCGGCCGTCGCATAGGGTTGCCCAGGAAAATCCGAACGGAACGACCCGGCTCCCGACCCCTGCGGAACTCCCGCTCGTTATGGGAGTGGTGGGCCTGCGGCGTATGCGGGGCAGGCGGCGGCAGAGAGTGAGGAGTTGGCGTGGGGGATGTGGCGGTTGGCGCACGGTCGGGACACGACGGCGAGGAGAACCGCGGGCGTCCCGTGGCACCGGACGGCCTCGGCCGGGACGGCGCCATGACCTCCGGGGACGAGGCGACGACCGGCGGCGAGGGCACCCCGGAGGGTGA
- a CDS encoding DUF2469 domain-containing protein, with translation MSAEDLEKYETEMELKLYREYRDVVGLFKYVIETERRFYLTNDYEMQVHSVQGEVFFEVSMADAWVWDMYRPARFVKQVRVLTFKDVNIEELNKSDLELPSG, from the coding sequence ATGAGCGCCGAGGACCTCGAGAAGTACGAGACCGAGATGGAGCTGAAGCTCTACCGGGAGTACCGAGATGTCGTCGGTCTGTTCAAATACGTGATCGAGACCGAGCGGCGCTTCTATCTCACCAACGACTACGAGATGCAGGTGCACTCGGTCCAGGGTGAGGTGTTCTTCGAGGTGAGCATGGCCGATGCCTGGGTCTGGGACATGTACCGACCGGCACGCTTCGTCAAGCAGGTTCGCGTCCTGACGTTCAAGGACGTGAACATCGAAGAGCTGAACAAGAGCGACCTGGAACTCCCGAGCGGCTGA
- the trmD gene encoding tRNA (guanosine(37)-N1)-methyltransferase TrmD, whose protein sequence is MRLDVVTIFPEYLEPLNVSLVGKARARGQLGVHVHDLRAWTYDRHNTVDDTPYGGGPGMVMKTDPWGDALDTVLADGYETGARSPALIVPTPSGRPFTQELAVELSERPWLVFTPARYEGIDRRVIDEYATRMPVFEISIGDYVLAGGEAAVLVITEAVARLLPGVLGNAESHRDDSFAPGAMANLLEGPVHTKPPVWRGRDIPEVLLSGHHGRIARWRRDEALRRTTANRPDLIERCAPEAFDKKDREMLSVLGWEPDPEGGPYGRFWRRAKDMEE, encoded by the coding sequence ATGAGGCTCGACGTCGTCACGATCTTCCCCGAGTACCTGGAACCGCTGAACGTCTCCCTGGTCGGCAAGGCACGCGCCCGCGGGCAGCTCGGCGTCCACGTGCACGACCTGCGCGCGTGGACGTACGACCGGCACAACACGGTCGACGACACCCCGTACGGTGGCGGCCCCGGCATGGTCATGAAGACCGACCCCTGGGGTGACGCCCTGGACACGGTCCTCGCCGACGGCTACGAGACGGGCGCCCGGTCGCCCGCGCTCATCGTGCCCACCCCCAGTGGCCGGCCCTTCACCCAGGAACTGGCCGTCGAGCTGTCCGAGCGGCCCTGGCTGGTCTTCACCCCGGCCCGCTACGAGGGCATCGACCGGCGGGTCATCGACGAGTACGCGACCCGCATGCCGGTCTTCGAGATCTCCATCGGCGACTACGTGCTCGCCGGCGGCGAGGCGGCCGTCCTCGTCATCACGGAGGCCGTGGCCCGGCTGCTGCCCGGCGTCCTGGGCAACGCCGAGTCCCACCGCGACGACTCCTTCGCGCCCGGCGCGATGGCGAACCTCCTCGAAGGCCCCGTCCACACCAAGCCGCCCGTCTGGCGCGGCCGGGACATCCCCGAGGTGCTGCTCAGCGGCCACCACGGCCGGATCGCCCGCTGGCGCCGCGACGAGGCTCTGCGGCGCACGACGGCGAACCGGCCGGACCTGATCGAGCGCTGCGCTCCCGAGGCCTTCGACAAGAAGGACCGCGAAATGCTCTCCGTCCTCGGCTGGGAACCGGACCCGGAGGGCGGCCCGTACGGCCGATTTTGGCGGCGGGCGAAGGACATGGAAGAATAG
- the lepB gene encoding signal peptidase I: MTSGDEATTGGEGTPEGERPGGAGDAGTDGTGRRPAKPRSFWKELPLLIGIALVLALLIKTFLVQAFSIPSDSMQNTLQQGDRVLVDKLTPWFGSEPERGEVVVFHDPDNWLAGEPTPNPNPVQKVLSWIGLMPSAEEKDLIKRVIGVGGDTVECKGSGPLKVNGKALIEPYVYPGNTPCTVDDLGGQFKVKVPEGHIWVMGDHRQNSRDSRYNQSDKNHGMVPVDKAVGRAIVKAWPINRWGTLPVPDTFDQPGLDRQSSAAASLTVAPQGAAVAAVLPVAVWRRRRANRPETLTTRKASSGRR; encoded by the coding sequence ATGACCTCCGGGGACGAGGCGACGACCGGCGGCGAGGGCACCCCGGAGGGTGAGCGGCCGGGTGGCGCCGGGGATGCGGGCACGGACGGGACGGGTCGCCGGCCGGCGAAGCCGCGCTCGTTCTGGAAGGAACTCCCGCTCCTGATCGGCATCGCGCTCGTCCTGGCGCTGCTGATCAAGACCTTCCTGGTGCAGGCGTTCTCGATCCCGTCGGACTCGATGCAGAACACCCTCCAGCAGGGTGACCGCGTCCTCGTCGACAAGCTCACCCCGTGGTTCGGCTCCGAACCCGAGCGCGGCGAGGTCGTCGTCTTCCACGACCCGGACAACTGGCTGGCGGGCGAGCCGACACCGAACCCGAACCCGGTGCAGAAGGTCCTGAGCTGGATCGGCCTGATGCCGTCGGCGGAGGAGAAGGACCTCATCAAGCGCGTGATCGGGGTCGGCGGCGACACCGTCGAGTGCAAGGGCAGCGGCCCGCTGAAGGTCAACGGCAAGGCGCTGATCGAGCCCTACGTCTACCCGGGCAACACCCCGTGCACCGTGGACGACCTGGGCGGCCAGTTCAAGGTGAAGGTCCCCGAGGGCCACATCTGGGTGATGGGCGACCACCGCCAGAACTCCCGCGACTCGCGCTACAACCAGTCCGACAAGAACCACGGCATGGTCCCCGTCGACAAGGCCGTCGGCCGCGCCATCGTCAAGGCCTGGCCGATCAACCGCTGGGGCACCCTGCCCGTCCCGGACACCTTCGACCAGCCCGGTCTGGACCGGCAGTCCTCCGCCGCCGCGTCCCTGACGGTGGCCCCGCAGGGCGCGGCCGTCGCCGCGGTGCTGCCGGTGGCCGTGTGGCGGCGCCGGCGCGCGAACCGGCCGGAGACCCTGACCACGCGGAAGGCCTCCTCCGGGCGGCGCTGA
- the rpsP gene encoding 30S ribosomal protein S16 yields the protein MAVKIKLKRLGKIRSPHYRIVVADSRTRRDGRAIEEIGKYHPTYHPSIIEVDADRVAYWLGVGAQPTEPVLAILKKTGDWQKFKGEPAPAPLLVAEPKAARPTFEALGGDDEGKGEAITQKKKAEKKDEAAAESSESTEA from the coding sequence GTGGCAGTCAAGATCAAGCTGAAGCGTCTGGGCAAGATCCGTTCGCCTCACTACCGCATCGTCGTCGCCGACTCCCGTACCCGCCGTGACGGCCGGGCCATCGAGGAGATCGGCAAGTACCACCCGACCTACCACCCGTCGATCATCGAGGTGGACGCCGACCGCGTGGCGTACTGGCTCGGTGTCGGCGCCCAGCCGACCGAGCCCGTTCTCGCCATCCTGAAGAAGACCGGCGACTGGCAGAAGTTCAAGGGCGAGCCGGCTCCCGCGCCGCTCCTCGTGGCCGAGCCCAAGGCCGCGCGTCCGACGTTCGAGGCTCTCGGCGGCGACGACGAGGGCAAGGGTGAGGCCATCACCCAGAAGAAGAAGGCTGAGAAGAAGGACGAGGCCGCTGCCGAGTCCTCCGAGTCGACCGAGGCCTGA
- the ffh gene encoding signal recognition particle protein, whose translation MFDTLSDRLSATFKNLRGKGRLSEADIDATAREIRIALLEADVALPVVRSFIKNLKERALGAEVSRALNPAQQVLKIVNEELVTILGGETRRLRFAKQPPTVIMLAGLQGAGKTTLAGKLGRWLKEQGHSPLLVACDLQRPNAVNQLSVVAERAGVAVYAPEPGNGVGDPVKVAKDSIEFAKSKVHDIVIVDTAGRLGIDADMMQQAADIRDAVSPDEILFVVDAMIGQDAVNTAEAFRDGVGFDGVVLSKLDGDARGGAALSIRQITGKPIMFASNGEKLDEFDAFHPDRMASRILDMGDLLTLIEQAEKTFSQEEAEKMASKLASRKGQDFTLDDFLSQMEQVRKMGSISKLLGMLPGMGQIKDQINNLDERDVDRTAAIIKSMTPAERQEPTIINGSRRARIAKGSGVEVSAVKNLVERFFEARKMMSRMAQGGGMPGMPGIPGMGGGPGRQKKQQKKTKGKQRSGNPMKRKQQELEAAQRREAAAQNGGALGLPGQEAPQDFELPDEFKKFMG comes from the coding sequence GTGTTCGACACTCTCTCCGATCGCCTGTCAGCGACTTTCAAGAACCTGCGCGGCAAGGGACGGCTCTCCGAGGCGGACATCGACGCCACGGCACGTGAGATCCGTATCGCGCTCCTCGAAGCGGACGTGGCGCTGCCCGTCGTGCGGTCGTTCATCAAGAACCTCAAGGAGCGCGCGCTCGGTGCCGAGGTCTCCCGGGCGCTGAACCCCGCCCAGCAGGTCCTCAAGATCGTCAACGAGGAACTGGTCACCATCCTCGGTGGCGAGACCCGCCGCCTGCGCTTCGCCAAGCAGCCGCCCACCGTGATCATGCTGGCCGGCCTCCAGGGTGCCGGTAAGACCACCCTCGCGGGCAAGCTCGGCCGGTGGCTGAAGGAGCAGGGCCATTCCCCGCTGCTGGTCGCCTGTGACCTCCAGCGCCCCAACGCCGTCAACCAGCTCAGCGTCGTCGCCGAGCGCGCCGGCGTCGCGGTGTACGCCCCCGAGCCGGGCAACGGCGTCGGTGACCCGGTGAAGGTCGCCAAGGACTCCATCGAGTTCGCGAAGTCCAAGGTCCACGACATCGTGATCGTCGACACCGCCGGCCGCCTCGGCATCGACGCCGACATGATGCAGCAGGCCGCGGACATCCGGGACGCGGTCTCCCCGGACGAGATCCTGTTCGTGGTCGACGCCATGATCGGTCAGGACGCCGTCAACACCGCCGAGGCCTTCCGCGACGGCGTCGGCTTCGACGGTGTGGTCCTCTCCAAGCTCGACGGCGACGCCCGCGGTGGCGCGGCCCTGTCGATCCGGCAGATCACCGGCAAGCCGATCATGTTCGCGTCGAACGGCGAGAAGCTCGACGAGTTCGACGCGTTCCACCCGGACCGGATGGCCTCCCGCATCCTCGACATGGGTGACCTGCTCACCCTGATCGAGCAGGCGGAGAAGACGTTCAGCCAGGAAGAGGCCGAGAAGATGGCCTCGAAGCTGGCGTCCAGGAAGGGCCAGGACTTCACCCTGGACGACTTCCTGTCCCAGATGGAGCAGGTCAGGAAGATGGGCAGCATCAGCAAGCTGCTCGGCATGCTCCCCGGCATGGGCCAGATCAAGGACCAGATCAACAACCTGGACGAGCGGGACGTCGACCGCACCGCCGCGATCATCAAGTCGATGACCCCGGCCGAGCGCCAGGAGCCGACCATCATCAACGGCTCCCGCCGCGCCCGTATCGCCAAGGGTTCGGGCGTCGAGGTCAGCGCGGTGAAGAACCTGGTCGAGCGGTTCTTCGAGGCCCGCAAGATGATGTCCCGCATGGCCCAGGGCGGCGGCATGCCGGGCATGCCGGGGATCCCGGGCATGGGCGGCGGCCCCGGCCGGCAGAAGAAGCAGCAGAAGAAGACCAAGGGCAAGCAGCGCTCCGGCAACCCGATGAAGCGCAAGCAGCAGGAGCTGGAGGCGGCCCAGCGCCGCGAGGCCGCCGCGCAGAACGGGGGCGCGCTCGGGCTGCCGGGCCAGGAGGCCCCCCAGGACTTCGAGCTGCCGGACGAGTTCAAGAAGTTCATGGGCTGA
- a CDS encoding NUDIX hydrolase — MPAESVEPAEGERGVRKVARVVLLDPRDRILLLHGHEPDDPADDWWFTPGGGLEGAETREEAALRELAEETGITDVDLGPVLWRRRCSFPFAGRRWDQDEWYYLARTARTAVAATGLTELERRTVAGARWWTCQELTRAHETVYPTRLAELLRTLLVEGPPARPVTLDTEIV; from the coding sequence GTGCCGGCTGAGAGCGTGGAGCCGGCCGAGGGTGAGCGCGGGGTGCGCAAGGTGGCCCGGGTGGTGCTGCTCGACCCGCGGGACCGCATCCTGCTCCTGCACGGCCACGAGCCGGACGATCCGGCCGACGACTGGTGGTTCACGCCCGGCGGCGGCCTGGAGGGGGCCGAGACACGCGAGGAGGCCGCGCTGCGGGAACTCGCCGAGGAGACCGGCATCACCGATGTCGACCTCGGCCCCGTGCTCTGGCGGCGCCGCTGCTCGTTCCCGTTCGCGGGCCGCCGCTGGGACCAGGACGAGTGGTACTACCTGGCCCGTACGGCACGGACGGCCGTCGCGGCGACGGGGCTGACGGAGCTGGAACGGCGCACTGTCGCCGGAGCGCGCTGGTGGACGTGCCAGGAACTGACCCGGGCACATGAGACGGTGTATCCGACCAGACTCGCCGAGCTGCTGCGCACGCTGCTCGTCGAAGGTCCCCCGGCCAGGCCCGTGACCCTCGACACGGAAATCGTCTGA
- a CDS encoding MDR/zinc-dependent alcohol dehydrogenase-like family protein codes for MTPTLVRQHVSHAVAPRVDRSARARDWSEIQERMLVPLYETVYDRLDVGPATRLLGLRCGAGLALLMAASRGAAVTGVDSASPERLALARERLLPALPPGRRSGPPGTRARTAARLLDGPPRDAAGAGADGYTVVTVLEPTGGLAGDAEGLGDLLAAAVPLAGHGAAVVLAGWGPPERCATSSVLRVAAEPAGPPRGPGRWRPARRDDLEEVAQRAGLRPDGSGRVACPFGYADLDSAVRGLLSTGLFDAAIAATDARRVDKGLTEALDPHRRPDGTVWMPNVFRYLVARVP; via the coding sequence ATGACACCTACGCTCGTGCGGCAGCACGTGTCTCACGCGGTCGCACCGCGCGTGGACCGGAGCGCACGCGCGCGTGACTGGTCCGAGATCCAGGAACGGATGCTCGTACCCCTGTACGAAACCGTGTACGACCGACTCGACGTGGGCCCCGCCACCCGGCTGCTGGGCCTGCGCTGCGGGGCCGGACTGGCCCTGTTGATGGCGGCCTCCAGGGGGGCCGCCGTCACCGGCGTCGACTCCGCGTCCCCCGAACGGCTCGCCCTGGCACGTGAGCGTCTGCTGCCGGCCCTCCCGCCCGGCAGACGGAGCGGCCCGCCCGGGACGCGCGCGCGTACGGCCGCGCGCCTCCTGGACGGCCCGCCCCGGGACGCGGCAGGCGCCGGGGCGGACGGGTACACCGTGGTCACCGTCCTGGAGCCGACCGGCGGCCTCGCGGGCGACGCCGAGGGGCTCGGCGACCTCCTGGCCGCGGCGGTGCCGCTGGCCGGGCACGGGGCCGCCGTGGTGCTGGCCGGCTGGGGTCCGCCGGAGCGCTGCGCCACCTCCTCGGTGCTGCGGGTGGCCGCGGAGCCGGCCGGTCCGCCGCGCGGTCCCGGCCGCTGGCGGCCGGCCCGGCGGGACGACCTGGAGGAGGTCGCCCAGCGGGCCGGGCTGCGGCCGGACGGCTCGGGACGGGTCGCCTGCCCGTTCGGGTACGCCGATCTCGACAGCGCCGTCCGCGGGCTGCTCTCGACCGGCCTGTTCGACGCGGCGATCGCGGCCACCGACGCCAGGCGGGTGGACAAGGGGCTGACGGAGGCCCTGGATCCGCACCGCCGCCCGGACGGCACCGTGTGGATGCCGAACGTCTTCCGCTACCTGGTCGCCCGCGTGCCCTGA
- the rplS gene encoding 50S ribosomal protein L19 — translation MSHLLDTVDGASLRTDIPAFRPGDTVNVHVRVIEGNRSRVQQFKGVVIRRQGSGVRETFTVRKVSFSVGVERTFPVHTPIVEKIELVTRGDVRRAKLYYLRELRGKAAKIKEKRDN, via the coding sequence ATGTCTCACCTGCTCGACACCGTCGACGGCGCGTCGCTGCGCACCGACATCCCGGCCTTCCGCCCGGGTGACACCGTCAACGTGCACGTCCGCGTCATCGAGGGCAACCGCTCCCGTGTGCAGCAGTTCAAGGGCGTGGTGATCCGTCGCCAGGGCTCCGGCGTCCGCGAGACCTTCACGGTCCGCAAGGTCTCGTTCTCCGTCGGCGTCGAGCGCACCTTCCCGGTGCACACCCCGATCGTCGAGAAGATCGAGCTGGTCACCCGTGGTGACGTGCGCCGCGCCAAGCTGTACTACCTCCGTGAGCTGCGCGGCAAGGCCGCGAAGATCAAGGAGAAGCGCGACAACTGA
- the lepB gene encoding signal peptidase I: MDTEAQPTERDRPSHPESPGTEGRSRFASVARIADRVPGGRITLGLFVCLAFLLLLNAFVMQPFQIPSGSMEQGLRIGDRVLVNKLAYRFGAQPRRGDVIVFDGTGYFGDADYVKRVVGVGGDHVVCCDQKGRLEVNGRPVDETAILYPGDAPSDVPFDVAVPPGRLFVLGDHRGDSSDSRDHLGSPGGGMIPVDDVIGRADWIVWPYRHWTHLTRPSAYARVSAAAGAHG; this comes from the coding sequence ATGGACACCGAAGCTCAGCCGACAGAACGCGACCGTCCCTCCCACCCGGAATCCCCGGGGACGGAGGGCCGGTCGCGTTTCGCGTCGGTGGCACGCATCGCCGACCGGGTGCCGGGCGGCCGGATCACCCTCGGCCTCTTCGTCTGCCTGGCCTTCCTGCTGCTCCTCAACGCCTTCGTGATGCAGCCCTTCCAGATCCCGAGCGGATCCATGGAGCAGGGGTTGAGGATCGGGGACCGCGTTCTCGTAAACAAGTTGGCGTACCGTTTCGGTGCCCAGCCGCGCCGCGGCGACGTGATCGTGTTCGACGGGACCGGGTATTTCGGGGACGCCGACTACGTCAAACGCGTGGTCGGGGTCGGCGGGGACCACGTGGTCTGCTGCGACCAGAAGGGAAGGCTCGAGGTGAACGGCCGGCCGGTCGACGAGACGGCGATCCTCTATCCCGGGGACGCCCCCTCCGACGTACCCTTCGACGTCGCCGTGCCCCCCGGACGCCTGTTCGTCCTCGGCGACCACCGCGGCGACTCCAGTGACTCCCGCGACCATCTCGGCTCCCCCGGCGGCGGCATGATCCCCGTGGACGACGTCATCGGCCGGGCCGACTGGATCGTGTGGCCCTACCGCCACTGGACGCATCTGACCCGGCCGTCCGCCTACGCGCGCGTGTCCGCCGCGGCAGGCGCCCATGGGTAA
- the rimM gene encoding ribosome maturation factor RimM (Essential for efficient processing of 16S rRNA): MQLVVGRIGRAHGIRGEVTVEVRTDEPELRLAPGAVLATDPASAGPLTIATGRVHSGRLLLRFEGVTDRDGAEALRNTLLIAEIDPEELPEGEDEYYDHQLIDLDVVTEDGTEVGRITEVSHLPSQDLFIVERPDGSEVMIPFVEEIVTEIDLEEQKAVITPPPGLIDDRAEIASAREEEA, from the coding sequence GTGCAGTTGGTAGTCGGACGGATCGGCCGTGCCCACGGCATCAGGGGCGAGGTCACCGTCGAGGTACGTACCGACGAGCCCGAACTGCGGCTCGCCCCGGGCGCCGTCCTGGCCACCGACCCGGCCTCCGCCGGGCCGCTCACCATCGCCACCGGGCGCGTCCACAGCGGCCGTCTGCTCCTGCGCTTCGAGGGCGTCACCGACCGCGACGGCGCCGAGGCCCTGCGCAACACGCTGCTGATCGCCGAGATCGACCCCGAGGAACTCCCCGAGGGCGAGGACGAGTACTACGATCACCAGTTGATCGACCTCGACGTGGTCACCGAGGACGGCACCGAGGTCGGCCGGATCACCGAGGTCTCGCACCTGCCCTCCCAGGACCTGTTCATCGTGGAACGCCCGGACGGCAGCGAGGTGATGATCCCCTTCGTGGAGGAGATCGTCACCGAGATCGACCTGGAGGAGCAGAAGGCGGTCATCACGCCTCCGCCGGGCCTGATCGACGACCGCGCCGAGATCGCCTCCGCCAGGGAAGAAGAGGCATGA
- the lepB gene encoding signal peptidase I: MGGESMTRTAPQRGGTGTARAGGGRVGQRLSGLAVALGVVLFLGGFAWGAVVYRPYTVPTSSMTPTIDAGDRVMAQRVDGDEVRRGDVVVFEDKSWVDNAKVVKRVVAVGGDTVSCCTDGKLTVNGKQIDEPYLPKGSLAESKDVPEVTVPRGRLFLLGDERQGSLDSTAHLTDTARGTVSRDAVSARVDAVVWPWKGMLARPTGFEPLGPLSRPGPLRTIALMIVAGAVLILGGGAYGPVAGRLGRSRARTARAGTTGAG, translated from the coding sequence ATGGGTGGCGAGAGCATGACGCGTACGGCCCCGCAGCGCGGTGGCACCGGTACGGCACGGGCCGGCGGCGGCCGGGTCGGGCAGCGGTTGTCCGGGCTGGCCGTGGCGCTGGGCGTGGTGCTGTTCCTCGGCGGTTTCGCGTGGGGCGCGGTGGTCTACCGGCCCTACACCGTGCCCACCAGCTCCATGACCCCCACCATCGACGCCGGTGACCGGGTCATGGCCCAGCGCGTCGACGGGGACGAGGTGCGGCGCGGTGACGTCGTCGTCTTCGAGGACAAGAGCTGGGTCGACAACGCCAAGGTGGTCAAGCGCGTGGTCGCCGTCGGCGGCGACACCGTCTCCTGCTGCACCGACGGCAAGCTGACGGTCAACGGCAAGCAGATCGACGAGCCCTACCTGCCCAAGGGCAGTCTGGCCGAGAGCAAGGACGTTCCCGAGGTGACCGTGCCCCGGGGCCGGCTGTTCCTCCTCGGCGACGAACGCCAGGGCTCACTGGACTCCACCGCCCACCTCACGGACACGGCCCGGGGCACCGTCTCCCGTGACGCCGTGTCGGCCCGCGTGGACGCCGTCGTCTGGCCCTGGAAGGGCATGCTCGCCCGCCCCACCGGCTTCGAACCGCTCGGCCCGCTGTCCCGGCCCGGGCCGCTGCGCACGATCGCGCTGATGATCGTCGCCGGGGCCGTCCTGATCCTCGGGGGCGGCGCCTACGGCCCGGTAGCGGGCCGCCTGGGCCGCTCCCGCGCCCGTACGGCCCGCGCGGGGACGACCGGTGCCGGCTGA
- a CDS encoding YraN family protein → MTVGAGGGADMNAREAIGKYGEDLAARRLAETGMTILERNWRCGRSGEIDIVARDGDALVVCEVKTRRGGDYEHPMAAVTPEKAARLRRLAEHWIQAHGGAPPGGVRIDLIGVLLPRRGAPSVEHARGVA, encoded by the coding sequence GTGACGGTTGGCGCCGGAGGTGGTGCCGACATGAACGCACGAGAAGCGATCGGCAAGTACGGCGAGGACCTGGCCGCCCGGCGGCTCGCCGAGACCGGCATGACGATCCTGGAGCGCAACTGGCGCTGCGGACGGTCCGGCGAGATCGACATCGTGGCGCGGGACGGCGACGCGCTGGTGGTCTGCGAGGTGAAGACCCGCAGGGGCGGTGACTACGAGCATCCGATGGCCGCCGTCACCCCCGAGAAGGCCGCCAGGCTGCGCCGGCTCGCCGAACACTGGATCCAGGCCCACGGCGGGGCACCGCCGGGCGGGGTCCGCATCGACCTGATCGGCGTGCTGCTGCCCCGCCGCGGCGCCCCGTCCGTCGAGCACGCGCGGGGGGTGGCCTGA